A single window of Brevundimonas vitisensis DNA harbors:
- a CDS encoding HIT domain-containing protein, whose product MSGFFADPAFDAGSLAIGDLGLCQVRLQDDARFPWLILIPRVTGAVELEDLSSAQRVDVMEAVIQAGQLVRALGELAGRPAEKLNIAAIGNVTAQLHIHVVGRRRDDGLWPDPVWGRGPAIPYVPQARQDAVSLIRRALDPVSP is encoded by the coding sequence ATGAGCGGTTTCTTCGCCGATCCCGCCTTCGACGCCGGATCCCTGGCCATCGGCGACCTTGGCCTGTGCCAGGTCCGGCTACAGGACGATGCCCGGTTTCCGTGGCTGATCCTGATCCCGCGCGTCACCGGGGCGGTCGAGCTGGAAGACCTGTCGTCGGCGCAGCGCGTGGACGTCATGGAAGCCGTCATCCAGGCGGGACAGCTCGTGCGTGCTTTGGGCGAACTGGCGGGGCGGCCGGCGGAGAAACTGAACATTGCCGCCATCGGCAATGTCACCGCCCAGCTGCACATCCATGTGGTGGGACGTCGCCGCGACGACGGCCTGTGGCCGGATCCGGTCTGGGGGCGCGGGCCGGCCATCCCCTATGTTCCGCAGGCGCGGCAGGACGCCGTCTCCCTGATCCGCCGGGCGCTGGATCCCGTCAGCCCTTGA
- the gshB gene encoding glutathione synthase — protein sequence MLKVAIQMDPIEGVDIHSDTTFMQAMAAQDRGFPLWVYDFRTLALEDGSLFCRARPVTLKPVQGDHVAFGEEVRLDLGNDVDVILMRQDPPFDMAYVTATYLLETVHPRTLVVNDPAEVRSAPEKLFATRFAGLQPPTLISSDPVALADFHARHGDVVLKPLHGAAGSGVVRLRADDPNLEALVEIHATGSRDPLVIQKFIPAVEKGDKRIILIDGEPVGAINRVPAQGAVRSNLRVGGTAKPVELTERDREICAALAPELKRRGLIFVGIDVIGDYLTEINVTSPTGAQQLKQFTGIDAAALMWDVIEARHIPSA from the coding sequence ATGCTGAAGGTCGCGATCCAGATGGACCCCATCGAAGGGGTCGACATCCATTCGGACACCACCTTCATGCAGGCCATGGCGGCCCAGGACCGGGGCTTTCCACTGTGGGTCTATGACTTCCGCACCCTGGCGCTGGAGGACGGCTCGCTGTTCTGTCGCGCCCGCCCCGTGACGCTTAAGCCGGTGCAGGGGGACCACGTGGCGTTCGGTGAGGAGGTCCGCCTGGACCTGGGCAACGACGTCGATGTGATCCTGATGCGCCAGGATCCGCCCTTCGACATGGCCTATGTCACCGCCACCTATCTGCTGGAGACGGTCCATCCGCGCACCCTGGTGGTCAATGATCCGGCCGAGGTCCGCTCCGCCCCTGAAAAGCTGTTCGCGACCCGGTTCGCGGGCCTGCAGCCCCCGACCCTGATCTCGTCCGACCCGGTCGCCCTGGCCGATTTCCATGCCCGGCACGGCGACGTGGTGCTGAAACCCCTGCATGGCGCGGCCGGGTCGGGGGTGGTGCGGCTGAGGGCCGACGATCCGAACCTGGAGGCCTTGGTCGAGATTCACGCGACCGGATCGCGCGACCCTCTGGTGATCCAGAAATTCATCCCCGCCGTGGAGAAGGGCGACAAACGGATCATCCTGATCGACGGCGAGCCGGTGGGCGCGATCAATCGCGTCCCTGCACAGGGGGCCGTGCGTTCCAACCTGCGTGTCGGCGGCACGGCCAAGCCGGTCGAACTGACCGAGCGTGACCGCGAAATCTGCGCCGCCCTGGCCCCGGAGTTGAAGCGGCGCGGCCTGATCTTCGTCGGCATCGATGTGATCGGCGACTATCTGACCGAGATCAACGTCACCTCTCCCACCGGCGCCCAGCAGTTGAAACAGTTCACCGGCATCGATGCCGCCGCCCTGATGTGGGACGTCATCGAGGCGAGACACATCCCCTCGGCCTGA
- the zapE gene encoding cell division protein ZapE, whose amino-acid sequence MGSRIRTAYDARLKQGRIKPDPAQAAALDALVQLEKDLGRRGLFGGVPQVQGLYLWGPPGRGKSMMMDLFFACAPEKRKVRAHFHAFMARVHGLIRQWREGDRKTRRAVFGQVKGDDPIGPVAALIASEARLLCFDELQVTDIADALILGRLFEALFAHKVVLAATSNRVPTDLYRDGINRELFVPFIDQITARCRVIEVAGAQDWRIDRLATSRVWYAPSDMGRQIAFEHLWDDLKGDEPEEPAHLTVLGRDVVIQRTAGSLARASFAELCGTPLGPQDYLAIAGRFHTLFIEDVPVMDAGRHVEARRFVTLIDALYEARTRLVVLAEAAPEALYNEGLGAFEFARTISRLNEMTGQAWLAQSGSSGIG is encoded by the coding sequence ATGGGATCCCGCATTCGCACCGCCTATGACGCTCGCCTGAAACAGGGGCGGATCAAGCCTGATCCGGCGCAAGCTGCGGCGCTGGACGCCCTGGTTCAGCTGGAGAAGGACCTGGGTCGCCGGGGGCTGTTCGGCGGGGTGCCACAGGTCCAGGGCCTTTATCTGTGGGGGCCGCCTGGACGGGGCAAGTCCATGATGATGGACCTGTTTTTCGCCTGTGCGCCGGAAAAGCGAAAGGTCCGCGCCCATTTCCATGCCTTCATGGCCCGGGTCCACGGCCTGATCCGGCAGTGGCGCGAGGGCGACCGCAAGACCCGCCGCGCCGTCTTCGGCCAGGTCAAGGGCGACGACCCGATCGGCCCGGTGGCCGCCCTGATCGCGTCCGAGGCGCGTTTGCTCTGTTTCGACGAGCTTCAGGTCACCGATATCGCCGACGCGCTGATCCTGGGGCGGCTGTTCGAGGCCCTGTTCGCGCACAAGGTGGTGCTGGCCGCGACCTCCAACCGGGTGCCGACGGACCTGTACCGCGACGGGATCAACCGCGAGCTGTTCGTGCCCTTCATCGACCAGATCACGGCCCGGTGCCGGGTGATCGAGGTGGCCGGGGCCCAGGATTGGCGCATCGATCGGCTGGCCACGTCGCGCGTCTGGTATGCGCCCTCCGACATGGGCCGCCAGATCGCCTTCGAACATCTGTGGGACGACCTGAAGGGCGACGAACCGGAAGAGCCCGCCCACCTGACCGTCCTCGGCCGCGATGTGGTGATCCAGCGCACGGCCGGCAGCCTGGCGCGCGCCAGCTTTGCCGAGCTTTGCGGCACACCCCTGGGGCCACAGGACTATCTGGCCATCGCGGGCCGGTTCCACACCCTGTTCATCGAGGATGTTCCGGTGATGGACGCGGGACGCCATGTCGAGGCGCGCCGGTTCGTGACCCTGATCGATGCCCTGTACGAGGCCCGTACGCGGCTGGTGGTGCTGGCCGAGGCGGCCCCGGAGGCGCTGTACAACGAAGGGCTGGGCGCATTCGAGTTCGCGCGCACCATCTCGCGCCTCAATGAAATGACCGGCCAGGCGTGGCTGGCGCAATCGGGGTCGTCAGGCATAGGATAA
- the mdh gene encoding malate dehydrogenase, whose protein sequence is MARAKIALIGAGMIGGTLAHVAAREALGDVILFDIAEGTPQGKALDIAEATAVFGSDVALKGANDYADIAGADVCIVTAGVPRKPGMSRDDLIGINLKVMKAVGEGIKAHAPNAFVICITNPLDAMVWALQKFSGLPKEKVIGMAGVLDSARFAYFLAEKTGVSVQDIHAWTLGGHGDDMVPMVRHSTVGGLPLPDAVAAGLLSQGDLDAIVERTRKGGGEIVALLKTGSAFYAPAESAIAMAKSYLLDQKRVLPCAVWLSGEYGLSDLYVGVPALLGAGGVEKVIEFTTNDEEKAMFKKSVESVQGLIQACKDIDGSLA, encoded by the coding sequence ATGGCTCGCGCGAAGATCGCCCTCATCGGTGCCGGTATGATCGGCGGAACCCTGGCCCACGTCGCCGCGCGCGAGGCGCTGGGTGATGTGATCCTGTTCGACATTGCCGAGGGCACCCCCCAGGGCAAGGCGCTGGATATCGCCGAGGCCACCGCCGTCTTCGGTTCGGACGTCGCGCTCAAGGGCGCAAACGACTATGCCGACATCGCCGGTGCCGACGTCTGCATCGTCACCGCCGGCGTGCCGCGCAAGCCGGGCATGAGCCGCGACGACCTGATCGGCATCAATCTGAAGGTCATGAAGGCCGTGGGTGAAGGCATCAAGGCGCATGCCCCGAACGCCTTCGTCATCTGCATCACCAACCCGCTGGACGCCATGGTCTGGGCGCTGCAGAAATTCTCGGGCCTGCCCAAGGAGAAGGTCATCGGCATGGCCGGCGTGCTGGATTCGGCGCGCTTCGCCTATTTCCTGGCCGAGAAGACCGGCGTGTCGGTGCAGGACATCCACGCCTGGACCCTGGGCGGTCACGGCGACGACATGGTGCCGATGGTGCGCCACTCGACCGTCGGCGGCCTGCCGCTGCCCGACGCCGTCGCCGCTGGTCTGCTGAGCCAGGGTGACTTGGACGCCATCGTCGAGCGGACCCGCAAGGGCGGCGGCGAGATCGTGGCCCTGCTGAAGACCGGCTCGGCCTTCTATGCTCCGGCCGAAAGCGCCATCGCCATGGCCAAGTCCTATCTGCTGGACCAGAAGCGCGTCCTGCCCTGCGCCGTCTGGCTGTCGGGCGAATACGGCCTGTCGGACCTGTATGTCGGCGTTCCCGCCCTGCTGGGTGCCGGCGGCGTCGAGAAGGTGATCGAGTTCACCACCAACGACGAAGAAAAGGCCATGTTCAAGAAGTCGGTCGAATCCGTCCAGGGCCTGATCCAGGCCTGTAAGGACATCGACGGCTCGCTGGCCTGA
- a CDS encoding alpha/beta hydrolase family protein: MLRILMAAGACLALIACGPQAWAQAASPRAEAFAAPPPYHNISLSPSGQQVAMIVQRDSIFHLEVWPVGASAPSATYAFGAARAPNWLVWKGDDRLLVSVSVPTGIGEFQLNQTRLVSFSSRLTQPVVLSDLNNRMRFTPVYQDRLVHLLPDDNRNILVQMNSVQPFRPTVYRVDVRTGRLTEYRRENDLVRHWIADAEGQIILGLGDPVRTDTELFRARPRHWEVDAITLSGAGDIFNVQGFDGDPDRLVVLSNHEGPTTGLYIYDLAAGGFTQTLFKDETYDALSAIMSPDGHRVVGAGYYSDIYHTVYFDAAARERANGVGALIQMPETLISDQTADGRYVIAADYNVARRQQAYWVDTVASVVRPVGQPQNPLADYTPAKVIPINYAARDGLTIPAYVTLPPGLTRETARGIPFVVMPHGGPHARDNAEFDFLAQFIASLGYGVLQPNFRGSTGYGEAFRQAGEQEWGGAILDDVEDGTRWLIAEGLADPSRMCIVGWSFGGYLSMMAAVEHGDLFRCASAVAPVTDLPHLIEEESKLYGGGTIIRRMIGRMSTDAARLEAESPARRAREVSMPVLIAHGTVDDVVPIIQSEKMVDALKAAGKDVEFLTLDWGDHSLSRTSGRLVYLQRLEVFLNTHIGPGVAEPASQPVPVS, translated from the coding sequence ATGCTCAGAATCCTGATGGCGGCCGGGGCCTGCCTGGCCCTGATCGCGTGCGGACCGCAGGCGTGGGCCCAGGCGGCTTCTCCAAGGGCCGAGGCCTTTGCCGCCCCGCCGCCCTATCATAACATCAGCCTGTCGCCGTCCGGGCAGCAGGTCGCCATGATCGTCCAGCGCGACAGCATCTTTCACCTGGAAGTCTGGCCCGTCGGCGCCAGCGCCCCTTCGGCCACCTATGCCTTCGGCGCCGCGCGGGCACCCAACTGGCTGGTGTGGAAGGGCGACGACCGGCTGCTGGTCAGCGTCAGCGTGCCCACGGGGATCGGCGAGTTCCAGCTCAATCAGACGCGACTGGTGTCGTTTAGCAGCCGCCTGACCCAGCCCGTGGTGCTGTCCGACCTGAACAACCGGATGCGCTTCACGCCCGTCTACCAGGACCGCCTTGTCCATCTGCTCCCAGACGACAATCGCAACATCCTCGTCCAGATGAATTCGGTTCAGCCTTTTCGCCCGACGGTTTATCGCGTCGATGTTCGAACCGGTCGCCTGACCGAATATCGGCGTGAAAACGACCTGGTCAGACACTGGATAGCCGATGCGGAAGGCCAGATCATTCTTGGCCTCGGCGACCCGGTGCGGACCGATACGGAGCTTTTCCGCGCCCGGCCCCGGCACTGGGAAGTAGACGCCATAACCCTGTCGGGGGCGGGTGACATTTTCAACGTACAGGGCTTTGACGGCGATCCGGACAGGCTGGTCGTGCTGTCGAACCATGAAGGCCCCACGACCGGGCTCTATATCTATGATCTCGCTGCCGGCGGGTTTACCCAGACGCTGTTCAAGGACGAGACTTATGACGCCCTGAGCGCCATCATGTCTCCGGACGGGCACCGGGTGGTTGGAGCAGGCTACTATAGCGACATCTATCACACGGTCTATTTCGACGCGGCGGCGCGGGAGCGTGCCAATGGCGTGGGCGCACTCATCCAGATGCCTGAAACCCTGATCAGCGATCAGACGGCCGACGGGCGGTATGTGATCGCTGCCGACTACAATGTCGCCCGCAGGCAGCAGGCCTACTGGGTCGATACGGTCGCGTCCGTCGTCCGTCCGGTCGGACAGCCGCAAAACCCCCTGGCCGATTACACGCCCGCCAAGGTGATACCGATCAACTATGCCGCGCGCGACGGGCTGACCATCCCGGCCTATGTCACCCTTCCGCCGGGCCTGACCCGGGAGACGGCGCGGGGGATACCCTTCGTCGTCATGCCCCATGGTGGTCCCCATGCGCGTGACAATGCCGAGTTCGACTTCCTGGCCCAGTTCATCGCCAGCTTGGGCTATGGCGTGCTTCAGCCGAATTTCCGCGGCTCCACCGGCTATGGTGAGGCCTTCCGTCAGGCCGGCGAACAGGAGTGGGGCGGGGCCATCCTGGACGATGTCGAGGACGGGACGCGGTGGCTGATCGCCGAGGGCCTGGCCGATCCGTCACGGATGTGCATCGTCGGCTGGTCGTTCGGGGGCTATCTGTCGATGATGGCCGCGGTCGAGCACGGCGATCTGTTCCGCTGTGCCTCGGCCGTCGCGCCGGTGACTGACCTTCCTCACCTGATCGAAGAAGAGTCCAAACTGTATGGCGGCGGAACCATCATTCGCCGGATGATCGGCCGAATGTCCACCGATGCGGCGCGGCTGGAGGCGGAATCTCCGGCCCGGCGGGCACGGGAGGTGTCCATGCCGGTACTCATCGCCCACGGCACCGTCGATGACGTGGTGCCGATCATCCAGTCCGAAAAGATGGTCGATGCACTGAAGGCGGCCGGAAAGGACGTCGAGTTCCTGACCTTGGACTGGGGCGATCATTCCCTGTCGCGGACGTCGGGGCGTCTTGTGTATCTGCAGCGGCTGGAGGTGTTCCTGAACACCCACATCGGGCCGGGAGTGGCGGAACCGGCCTCGCAGCCGGTTCCGGTCTCCTGA
- a CDS encoding YbjN domain-containing protein produces MRIVPPSRPLTLMALMAAAFGATALPAAAQTAPAAPVTQAAEPGLSVTAVRDWLISVGAQVGEIQRQDGETFVQVTDGNVGWTVLFNACDTADVCGAVQFSAVFTNPGVTLEKVNDWNRDHRFLKAFYIVGDDAKPLAIVQYDVLIMGGLGVDQLGDHTLLWVELLETFGTHIGYFAATPPAAPAPAQ; encoded by the coding sequence ATGCGTATTGTCCCGCCGTCCCGTCCCCTGACCCTGATGGCCCTGATGGCCGCGGCGTTCGGTGCCACCGCCTTGCCTGCTGCAGCCCAGACAGCCCCTGCGGCGCCCGTCACCCAGGCGGCGGAACCGGGCCTGTCCGTCACCGCCGTGCGGGACTGGCTGATCTCGGTCGGAGCCCAGGTCGGAGAGATCCAGCGCCAGGACGGTGAGACCTTCGTCCAGGTCACGGACGGCAATGTCGGCTGGACCGTCCTGTTCAATGCCTGCGACACGGCCGACGTCTGCGGCGCGGTGCAGTTCAGCGCGGTCTTCACCAATCCGGGCGTCACCCTGGAAAAGGTCAACGACTGGAACCGCGACCACCGCTTCCTGAAAGCCTTCTATATCGTGGGAGATGACGCCAAGCCCCTGGCCATCGTCCAGTACGACGTCCTGATCATGGGCGGGCTGGGCGTCGATCAGCTGGGTGACCACACCCTTCTGTGGGTGGAGCTGCTGGAAACCTTCGGCACCCACATCGGCTATTTCGCCGCCACGCCGCCCGCCGCGCCCGCACCGGCCCAGTAA
- a CDS encoding SIMPL domain-containing protein yields the protein MMRRLVSTAALALLAGGIAAPALAQTPPATIGERYVPAPWWMRDPVIASMGFVRTEVQANRAGFSATFQVVDRSATDASRAAADRVRALSQALAAYGVDKVRVETTLTTRPLYDQYRDESGVLRDNVRSDRIERYQADATVSITIRDITVLERVYATVLASSPTSVGQVGFNLEPDNELITWLSGEAVKDSANRARAAAANAGASLGPVRVIDPTGRACQTDVLAGWPSYSSGGGLATTVDSSEVVVTGSRARSVAAPPPPPAPPPPGTAPSEAQIEAARLALQPPLRQITDSACVVYGLSN from the coding sequence ATGATGCGCCGCCTGGTTTCAACCGCAGCCCTTGCCCTGCTGGCGGGTGGCATCGCCGCTCCGGCCCTGGCCCAAACCCCACCGGCCACGATCGGGGAACGCTATGTGCCTGCGCCCTGGTGGATGCGCGATCCGGTTATCGCCTCCATGGGTTTCGTGCGGACCGAGGTCCAGGCCAACCGGGCCGGGTTTTCGGCCACCTTCCAGGTCGTGGACCGCAGCGCCACCGACGCCTCGCGTGCCGCCGCCGACCGGGTGCGCGCCCTCAGCCAGGCCCTGGCCGCCTATGGCGTGGACAAGGTTCGGGTCGAGACGACCCTGACCACCCGTCCGCTCTATGATCAATATCGCGACGAGAGCGGCGTGCTGCGTGACAATGTCCGGTCGGACCGGATCGAACGCTATCAGGCCGATGCCACGGTCAGCATCACCATCCGCGACATCACGGTGCTGGAACGGGTCTATGCCACGGTCCTCGCCTCGTCACCGACCTCGGTCGGCCAGGTCGGCTTCAATCTGGAGCCGGACAATGAACTGATCACCTGGCTGTCGGGCGAGGCGGTCAAGGATTCGGCCAATCGCGCCCGGGCCGCAGCCGCCAATGCGGGCGCCAGCCTGGGGCCCGTGCGGGTGATCGACCCCACGGGACGCGCCTGCCAGACCGATGTGCTGGCGGGCTGGCCTTCCTATTCGTCCGGCGGCGGCCTGGCGACGACGGTGGACTCTTCGGAAGTGGTTGTAACCGGCTCGCGAGCCCGCAGTGTTGCCGCGCCGCCCCCTCCCCCTGCGCCCCCGCCGCCGGGTACGGCACCTTCGGAAGCCCAGATCGAGGCGGCCCGCCTGGCCTTGCAGCCGCCGCTGCGCCAGATCACCGACAGCGCCTGCGTCGTCTATGGCCTGAGCAATTGA
- a CDS encoding aspartate-semialdehyde dehydrogenase — protein MGYRVAVVGATGNVGREMMNIIEELNFPVDEMHAIASRKSRGVEVSFGDRTLKCQDLEQFDFSTVDVVLMSAGGKVSREWSEKIGKAGPIVIDNSSTFRMDPDVPLIVPEVNPDDIKLATKKNIVANPNCSTAQLVVALKPLHDAARITRAVVSTYQSVSGAGKEGMDELWTQTKAIYGLGDATPKKFPKQIAFNVIPFIGSFRDDGYTDEEAKMWDETHKMLDPSIKLTVTCVRVPVFVGHSESVTVEFDRPITPEEAREILREAPGVLVIDKREADGYITPVDAAGEHAVYVSRIRKDHTVQNGLSLWVVSDNLRKGAALNAVQIAQLLDETGMIKPKSGYRTITV, from the coding sequence ATGGGCTATCGCGTCGCTGTCGTGGGTGCCACCGGCAATGTCGGCCGGGAGATGATGAACATCATCGAAGAGCTGAACTTCCCCGTCGACGAAATGCACGCCATCGCCTCGCGGAAATCGCGTGGGGTCGAGGTGTCGTTCGGCGACCGGACGCTGAAATGCCAGGACCTGGAACAGTTCGACTTTTCCACCGTCGACGTCGTTCTGATGAGCGCGGGCGGCAAGGTCTCGCGCGAATGGTCGGAAAAGATCGGCAAGGCCGGTCCGATCGTGATCGACAACTCCTCCACCTTCCGCATGGACCCGGACGTGCCGCTGATCGTGCCGGAGGTGAACCCCGACGACATCAAGCTGGCCACGAAGAAGAACATCGTCGCCAACCCCAACTGCTCGACCGCCCAGCTGGTGGTGGCGCTGAAGCCCCTGCACGATGCGGCCAGGATCACCCGGGCGGTGGTCTCGACCTATCAGTCGGTTTCCGGCGCGGGCAAGGAGGGGATGGATGAGCTGTGGACCCAGACCAAGGCCATCTATGGCCTGGGCGATGCCACGCCCAAGAAATTCCCCAAGCAGATCGCCTTCAACGTCATCCCCTTCATCGGCAGCTTCCGCGATGACGGCTATACCGACGAAGAGGCCAAGATGTGGGACGAGACCCACAAGATGCTGGACCCGTCGATCAAGCTGACCGTGACCTGCGTGCGGGTGCCGGTCTTCGTCGGCCATTCGGAATCGGTAACCGTCGAGTTCGACCGCCCCATCACCCCCGAAGAGGCTCGCGAGATCCTGCGCGAAGCACCGGGCGTGCTGGTGATCGATAAGCGCGAGGCCGACGGCTATATCACCCCCGTCGACGCCGCCGGCGAACACGCCGTCTATGTCAGCCGCATCCGCAAGGATCATACGGTCCAGAACGGCCTGTCGCTGTGGGTCGTGTCCGACAACCTGCGCAAGGGGGCGGCCCTGAACGCGGTCCAGATCGCCCAGCTGCTGGACGAGACCGGCATGATCAAGCCCAAGAGCGGCTATCGCACCATCACGGTCTGA
- the gloB gene encoding hydroxyacylglutathione hydrolase: MTPNHSLSVHLFPCLSDNYGILVRDDATGMVATVDTPDADRILAELETLGWGRLDLILNTHWHPDHTQGNAAIKAATGCRIVGPAEVARVAPLDQVVADGAVVDLGQTPLAVTEAPGHTLGHIVYRAIAAGQAFVGDVLFPLGCGRLFEGTPEQMWDSLSAIAAWPDQTVIWSAHEYTAANARFALSVDDRPEMAAHARSIFEARERGEATVPTTVGIERAFNPFLTAGDAATFAARRAAKDGFKG, from the coding sequence ATGACCCCGAACCACAGCCTGTCCGTTCACCTGTTCCCCTGTCTCAGCGACAACTACGGGATTCTGGTCCGCGATGACGCGACCGGCATGGTGGCCACGGTCGATACGCCCGATGCCGACCGGATCCTGGCCGAGCTGGAGACCCTGGGGTGGGGACGGCTGGACCTGATCCTGAACACCCACTGGCATCCCGATCACACTCAGGGCAATGCGGCGATAAAGGCTGCGACCGGCTGCCGGATCGTGGGCCCGGCCGAGGTGGCCCGTGTCGCGCCGCTGGATCAGGTGGTCGCGGACGGGGCGGTGGTGGACCTGGGCCAGACGCCGCTGGCCGTGACGGAAGCGCCCGGCCATACCCTGGGTCACATCGTCTATCGAGCGATAGCGGCGGGCCAGGCCTTCGTCGGCGACGTGCTGTTTCCGCTGGGCTGCGGGCGTCTGTTCGAGGGGACGCCTGAACAGATGTGGGACAGTCTGTCGGCCATCGCCGCCTGGCCGGACCAGACCGTGATCTGGTCGGCGCATGAATATACCGCCGCCAACGCGCGCTTTGCCCTGAGTGTCGATGACCGGCCCGAGATGGCGGCCCACGCCCGGTCGATCTTTGAGGCGCGTGAGCGGGGCGAGGCGACGGTGCCGACCACGGTGGGGATCGAACGGGCCTTCAATCCCTTTCTGACGGCCGGGGACGCGGCGACCTTCGCCGCACGGCGGGCTGCCAAGGATGGCTTCAAGGGCTGA